The window TGGCGACGCTGATCAACACCGACGTGGCTGCGGCACCGGTCAGGGCGTAGTGGACCAAACGTTCCGTACGGTTGCGGGCAGCGTTGCCGGCCATGTCGGCCAAGGTCAGGCCCGTGGGGTGGCGGGGGTCGACGTTGGTCACCTGTGCACCTCGACGTTCGAACCCACCTTGCGATCGGCCCAGGTAGCCAAGGTGGCCGATGGGTCGGCCAGTGGGATGTAGTCCACGGCGCTCACGTAGTCGTCCAAGCCTTGTAGGTAGAAGTCGATGAAGGCGGCCACCGCCTGGTTGTCGGCGGCCGCTCGAGAGTTCACGTACACATAGAGACGGCGGGCGATCGGGTAGCTGCCGTCCTGGATGGATTCCACCGTTGGCTCGACGCATTTCCCGCCCGGTTCGGCGGCGACGGGCACCAGGTTCACCCCATCGGCGACAGACCCGAAGGCGAAACCGACCCAGCCCAGACCGCCGGGATCCGCCGTCACGCCCTCGATGATGGCGTTGTCGTCGGGACTGGCCGAGTAGTCGGCTCGGGCCGACCCGGTCAGATCCTCGGCGACCTTGCCGGCCTCGGCTCGGGCCTTGGCGGTGGGCTCTATCACCAGTTCCACGAAGCTGTCGTAGGTGCCCGATTCGGTACCCGGCGCGGTTATCACCAGGTTGCTATCGGGAAAGGTGGTGTCAGAGCCCAACTCGGCCGCCAGCGCCTGGGCGTCGGTCCAGTTCGAGAACCCTTCGGACTCGGGCCCGATCAGCGCATACAGGTCAGCGAAGCTGAGGCACTCCACCTCGCTGGAATCAGGAACGACCACCGAAAGACCATCGATTCCCACCTCTAGTTCGATGAACTCGACACCGGCCGCCTCACAAGCCTCGGCCTCTTCGGCTTTGATCGGGCGAGAAGCGTTGGAGACGTCGGTGTCGCCGGCGCAGAACAGCTTGAATCCATCGCCGGTGCCGGGCCCGTCGACTGAGACCGAGGCCCCGGAGTTCGCGGCCATGAACTCCTCGGCCACCAACGCGGTGATCGGTTCCACCGTGGATGAACCAGAGATCGTGACCTTGCCCTTGGCGTCACCGCTGGCCGTCGGATCGTCGACCTTCTTCGTGCACGCAGCAGCGGCCACGACCACCACTGCCAGGGCCACCACCACCCGTCTCCGGGTTGAGGTCTTCGACCTCGACGACCTACCGGGCAAATCCGGGCTGAGGCTCACGATGACAACGGTACGAAGCGATGGTGTCGGCCCCCAAGCGTCGAGGTGAACGGAAGGTGAACGGATTTCGAACACTTCGAAACTCTCCGGGGCCGACATCCATGCCTGCGCTTCGCCTGAGGCCTCAGCCCTGTCGGGTGCCGACCTGACGGTCTTCCCAGGCCTTGACGGTCTCCGCCGGGTCAGCCAGGGCCACGTAGTCGGCCTCCTCGACGAACCCGGTCAGGCCCTCGAGGTAGTAGTCGACGAAGCTGGCCAATGAGCTGTTCTCCTCCGCCTTCGCCTTGTTCACGTAGATGAACAGGTCTCGGGCAATCGGGTATGAACCGTCCTGGATGGTCGCTGCGGTGGGCTCGACGCACTCACCGCCAGCTTCGGCCGCCACCGGCATGAGACGGACCCCATCAGCCTGGTCGGCGAAAGCGAAGCCCACCCAGCCCAGGCCTCCGTCGTCGGTGGCGACGCCTTCGATGATGGCGTTGTCATCGGGGCTGGCCGAATAGTCGGCACGGGCGGCGCCGACCTCGTCCTCGGTGATCTTGCCGGCCTCGACCCGCGCCTCACCAGCCTTCTCGATCACCAGTTCCACGAAGCTGTCGTAGGTGCCCGACTCGGTGCCGGGAGCGGTGATCACCAAGTTCTGGTCCGGGAAGGTGGTGTCCGAGCCCAACTCGGCGGCGAGCGCCTGAGCATCGGTCCACTTCGAGAAGCCTTCGGACTCAGGCCCGATCAGCGCGTACAGGTCAGCGAAGCTGAGGCACTCCAAGGTGTTGGACTCGGGGGCGATCACCGACAGCCCGTCGATGGCCACCTTCAGCTCGATGAACTCGACACCGGCCGCCTCGCAGGCCTCGGCCTCCTCGTCCTTGATCGGGCGAGAAGCGTTGGAGATGTCGGTCTCTCCCTCACAGAACAACTTGAACCCGTCTCCGGTGCCAGGCCCGTCCACCGAGACCTCGACCTCGTTGTCGGCCATGAAGCTCTCGGCCACCAACGCGGTGATGGGCTCGACCGTCGACGAGCCCGAGATGGTGATGGAGCCCGCCCCAGCCGGGGCCTCGCCGTTCGCCGAGGTCGTGGTCGATGCCTTCTCGTCCTCCTTCTTGGAGCACGCTCCCAGCATCAATCCGGGGACGACGACCGCAGCGGTAATTGCGGTCCGGTACTTCTTGGAGATCACGGATTGCCCTCCTTGGGCGGACGTTTGTCGTTGACGTCCAGGACGGTAAGGAGGGCGGGTTTCGCTTCGGAGGTGACGAGCTGAACTGGAGGTGAACTGGTACCCAACACTTTCCTCGGCTGCCGTCAACGGCGTGACGTCAGACACAAATGGCCGAGGATTGCATCGGTTTCAATCGGTCGAGGCTTTCACCGCAGAGTGGAGACGACGGGGGAAAATCCGGTCATGGGGGTAGGTCAGGAGTGACTCGGCTTCGGGGATCGGAAGCCAACGGGCCTCGTCGACCTCGTCGTTGGGCTTGAAGTCACCACCGTCTACCTCCATCGCCCAATAGCGAACCTGCTTCGACCGGCCTTTGCGATCGTGGTAACGGACAGCCCCCAACTCGGTGCCGAGCGGGCCGTGACAACCGGTCTCCTCCGAGGTTTCCCGCAGGGCGCAGTCCTCATCGGCCTCCCCCGGTTCGCACTTGCCCTTGGGCAGCGACCAGTCGTCGTAGCGGGGCCGATGGACTACCAACACCTCCACGTCGCCGTGCTCAGACCACCGCCACGGGACCGTCCCCGCCGCTCGCACCTCGATGGGCGCCCGCCGATCCGCTGGCGGATGTGCACCATCGTTGCTCCCAGACCCCTTGGCTCCAGCGCCGTTCACCCCATCGGCCTGTCCACCAAGCAGGGACGACGCCGGGGTCACCGTCCCCTCGGAGCGACGGCTCCGACCGGTCGCCAGCTCCTGGCACCGCAGGTGGGTGTCCACCTGGCCGAGCCGCTCCACGTGGGTCCAGACCCCGTCACCATCGAGAGCCCAGGCCAACGTGTCATCAGAGAGGTTCACCTCCAACAGTTCGTCTACGAGCCCCTGGAGGGTGCGGTCCATGACCGGGACCAAGGCCTCGACGCGGCCGTCGAGGTTGCGGGGCATCAAATCAGCCGACCCGATGTAGACCATCGGGACACCGAGGCCACCACCGTTGGCGAACCGGTAAATGCGGGAGTGCTCCAGGTAGCGGCCGATCACCGAGCGAACCCGGATGTTCTCCGACAGCCCCGGGACCCCGGGCCGCAGGCAGCAGATGCCCCGCACCACCAGATCCACCTGCACGCCTGCCGCCGACGCCTCGTAAAGGCGGTCGATCGCCACCGGGTCGACCAGGCTGTTCATCTTCATGGTGATGCGCCCGGTACCAGCCGGGGCTGCGATCTCAGCGTCGATCATGGCCAACAACCGGTCACGCATCGAGTGAGGGGCCACCAACAGTCGGCGGTACTCGACGTTGCGGCCGTAACCGGTGAGATAGTTGAAGAGCTGGGTGAGGTCGGCGGTGATGTCGGGGTCAGCGGTCAAGATGCCCAGATCCTCATAGAGGCGGGCCGTCTTGGCGTTGTAGTTGCCGGTGCCGATGTGGCAGTAGCTGCGCACCGCCTGACCCTCGTCTCGCACCACCAGCGCCGTCTTGGTGTGGGTCTTGAGCCCGACCAGGCCATAGGTGACGTGAACGCCGGCCTGTTCCAGGGCTCGGGCCCAGCCGATGTTGGCCGCCTCGTCGAAGCGGGCCTTGAGCTCTACCAGCGCCGCCACCTGCTTGCCCCGTTCGGCGGCCCGCACCAAGGACTTGACGATGTCGCTGTCACCCGAGGTGCGGTAGAGCGTCAGCTTGATGGCCAGCACCTTGGGATCGCGCGATGCCTGACGGACGAACTCCTCCACCGACGAAGAGAACGAGTCATAGGGATGGTGCACCATCACGTCGCCCTCGTCGATCACCGAGAAGATGTCCAACGGGGCGGCATCGTCTCGGGCGGTGAGGCGAGCCTGGGTGACCGGTGTCCACGGTTCGTCCTTCAAGTCGGGCCGGTCCAATGCGTTGAGGGCCCACAATCCACCCAGGTCGAGCGGACAAACCGTGAGCTGTACCGCCCGGTCGGTCAGCTCCAGCTCACGCACCAACAGGTCACGGACCTCGGGGATGACCATGGCGTCGAGCTCGAGGCGAACGGCGGCACCGAAGCGACGGCGGCGCAGCTCCATCTCCACCGCGGCCAACAGGTCGTCGGCCTCTTCCTCCGCCAAGGTCAGGTCTGCGTTTCGGGTGACCCGGAACGCAGTGGTGCCGACCACATCCATTCCGGGGAACAGCCGATCGAGGTGAGCGGCGATCACCTGTTCCAACGGAACGAAACGCTCCCCGTCGGGCATCACCACGAAACGGGGCAGCACCGGCGGCACCTTCACCCGGGCGAAGTGCCGTTCACCGGTATCGGGATCTCGCAGCACCACCGCCAGGTTCAGCGACAGATCCGAGATGTAGGGGAAAGGGTGACCAGGATCGACAGCCAACGGGGTGAGCACCGGAAATATCCGGTTCTCGAACTCACCGACCAGGTAGGCCCGGTCGTCGTCATCGAGCTGCTCCCAACTGGAGAACACGATCCCCACCCCGGCCAAGGCCGGGACCAGCTCGTTGAGAAACAGCTCCTCGACCCGGTGCACCAGCTCGGCCACCCGGTCGGTGATCAGGTCGAGCTGCTCGTTGGCGGTCAGGCCATCGGGAGAACGACCTCCGACACCGGCAGCCACCCGGTCGGCCAGGCCAGCGATGCGGACCTGGAAGAACTCGTCGAGGTTCTGGCTGAAGATGGCACAGAACTTGGTGCGTTCCAGCAGTGGCACCGATTGGTCGGCGGCCATCTCCAGCACCCGGGCGTTGAAATCGAGCCAGGACAGCTCGCGGTTCAAGAACCGTTGGGGTGAATCGGCTAGCTGGTCGTCCATCTCCGGAGGGTACCCACCCGACCGCAGATGGGCACAGGGGTCCGACGGAAGTTCACCCGCTGGTCACCTTCACTCCTCTGGGATGCCGAGGTCCCACTCGAGGATCAGATTCTCCCGCTCGGCGTCACGAACCACCCGCTCGCGGTTGCGCCGGAACTGGGGATCGTGAGGTGGAACGAGCTGGAGGCGGGCCTGCATCCGGTCCCGGAAACCGTCCACCATGGCCCGGTCGCCGAAGTCGCTCTGAAGCTCCCAATGGGGGGCCACCGGACCGAGGTACACCACCCGAACGTGGCCCACGGGCGGCTCGGTGTGAAGGGGGGCTTCGGTCTGTGACATGGCGCTGATCCTACCGGCCCGTCACCGGCACACCGCCAGCCGTATCCCCGAGGGGTCAGGTCACCTTCACGCTTCTGCTGTGCCAACCGGTGGCGCCGTCGGGGGCGGGCGCCGCCACCACCGGGGTCTGGGTTTCGCCTTCGCCATCGGTGGCTCGCACGGTGATCTGGTGTTCACCGACCGATGCGCGCCACCGGTAGTGCCACTGGACCCATGTGTTCTCACTGGCCACGTCCCCCAGCTCGCAGCGCTTCCAGGGGCCATCGTCGATTCTCACCTCGACCGCCGAGATGCCTCGGGTGGGTGCCCACGCCACGCCAGCCACATCGGTCATCCCGGCCGACAACTCGGCGCCTCCTTTCGGTACGTCGATGCGCGACATGGTCTTGATCGGGCCCTCCTTGGCCCAACCGCGCGGTACCCAGTATCCGTCGAAATCGTCCCAGCGAGTCACCTCGATGGCGTCGAGCCACTTGGTGGCCGACACGTACCCGTACAGCCCAGCGACCACGAGGCGGGCCGGGAATCCATGACGGACCGGCAGCGGTTCGCCGTTCATGGCGTAGGCGACCAAAGCCACCCGGCCATCGGTGGCCACGTCCATGGGAAACCCGGCCGTCCACCCATCCAAGGACCGTCCCACGACCTGACCACCAGCACCGGTGGCCACCGAGTGCACCCCGGCCCGTTCCAACAACAACCCGAGCGGGACGCCCTGCCACCGGGCGTTACCTACCAGGTCTCCACCGACCCGGTTGCTGACACAAGACAACGTGACCGTCTCCTCCACCGAGGCCAGGGCCAGCAGTTCGGCGTAGGTCAACTCGAACGGCCGATCGACGAGGCCATCGACGCGCAGTCGCCAGGTATCCAGATCGACCTGGGGGACGGTAAGCGCGGTGTCGATCCGGTAGAAGTCCTGGTTAGGGGTGATGTAGGGACTTACCCGAGCCACATCCAACGACGGGGTCGGAGTGGACGACGACGGGGCAGGTTCGGGGAGCACGACCTTGGCCCGCTCCGCTTCCGACGAGCCCACCGACGCCAGGTGGCGACCGATGGTGGCCACCACCGCGGCGGCGGCCACCACCCCGCCCGAGATGGCCAGGAACGTCCGGCGCGCCACCGCTACCGGGAACATCGAGCTGGACGGCGCTGCCTCCAATCGACCGCCGACGGCCACACCGTCCACCACCACACCGTCCACCACCACACCGCCTGGGACTGCCACGCCGCCGGGGGATCGATCACCGCCACGAAGGCGGCGAGCCACGCTCAACAGGCCCCACAGCACAGCGATCCCGGTCACCACCGCCATCGACGACGCCACCAGACCGGTGGCGGTACGAGACAGTTCGTCGGTTCGGTATGACTGGAACCCAACCGCACCAAAGGCCACGAACCCCGCTATCGCGACCACGAAACGGCGACTGGCGGCCACGCCCAACACCGCTCCCGCCCCCAGGGACACGACGACGATACCCACGACCAGGGCCACCTTGTCGTTGGTGCCGAAGAGGGCGACGGCGATGTCCTTGAGCGAGGCGGCAAACCGATCGATGAAAGCGGCTCCGACCACCGACACCGGCGACGGCTGGCCGCCCCCGGCCAAGCCGGCCACCAACTCCCCTACGGCCAAGGCCGATGCCGCCGCCGCCGATCCTGCCAACGCAGCCCAGCCTCTGGGCACCGAGGTCGACACCACCGACATCGGCGTGAGCACCTCGGGCGAATAGCTGTCGGTGGGGGAATGTCCTTGCTCGGTCACCTCACGCCCCTAACTCCACGACCCTCGCTCGATCCGTCCGACCCTCCTCAATTGGAGCCCAACGTGACCTCCAGGTTGGTTCGTCGCCCCATCCGCTCAACCGTCACGGTCACCCTGTCTCCGGGTTCGGCCGAGCGCACCAGACCGGTGAGCTGCTCGCTTGAAACCACGGCGGTGCCATCGAAGTCCACCACCACATCTCCGACCTCGATGCCCCCATCGGAGGCGGGCGAATCGGGTTCGACCGCCGCCACCAGCGCTCCGGCTTCGGCCGTGACCCCGTACTGGGTTCGCACGGCCTGATCGAGGTCCTCGTCCACCGTCACCGACCGGATCCCCAACAGAGCGGTGTTCCCGGTCAGGTCGCCTTCTCCAGCCTCGAGGCGGGGGATCAGATCCTTCACCGAGTCGATGGCGATCGAGAACCCGACGTTCTGAGCCCCTTCGATGATGGCGGTGTTGATCCCCACCACCCGCCCTTCGGCGTCCACCAGCGGCCCGCCCGAGTTGCCTGGGTTGATGGCGGCGTCGGTCTGGATCAGGTGCTCGAGCGAAACTCGGCCATCACTGATGCTGCGATCCTTGGCAGACACGATCCCGCGGGTGACGCTGGGGTCACCGCCGAGGTTCAGGGCGTTGCCGATGGCGACCACGTCGTCTCCCACCCTCAGGTTGGCCGAGGAACCGAGTACCGCCGGGGTGAGACCGGTGCGTCGGGCCCGGATCAGTGCGATGTCTTGGGCTGTCTCGGCCCCGACCAGCTCCGCCGGAGCGGTGGTGCCGTCGTTGAAGCGCACGGTGATCACGCCCCCTGCTCCCTCCACCACGTGTGCGTTC is drawn from Microthrixaceae bacterium and contains these coding sequences:
- a CDS encoding NUDIX hydrolase, whose translation is MEVRAAGTVPWRWSEHGDVEVLVVHRPRYDDWSLPKGKCEPGEADEDCALRETSEETGCHGPLGTELGAVRYHDRKGRSKQVRYWAMEVDGGDFKPNDEVDEARWLPIPEAESLLTYPHDRIFPRRLHSAVKASTD
- a CDS encoding molybdopterin-dependent oxidoreductase; this encodes MSVVSTSVPRGWAALAGSAAAASALAVGELVAGLAGGGQPSPVSVVGAAFIDRFAASLKDIAVALFGTNDKVALVVGIVVVSLGAGAVLGVAASRRFVVAIAGFVAFGAVGFQSYRTDELSRTATGLVASSMAVVTGIAVLWGLLSVARRLRGGDRSPGGVAVPGGVVVDGVVVDGVAVGGRLEAAPSSSMFPVAVARRTFLAISGGVVAAAAVVATIGRHLASVGSSEAERAKVVLPEPAPSSSTPTPSLDVARVSPYITPNQDFYRIDTALTVPQVDLDTWRLRVDGLVDRPFELTYAELLALASVEETVTLSCVSNRVGGDLVGNARWQGVPLGLLLERAGVHSVATGAGGQVVGRSLDGWTAGFPMDVATDGRVALVAYAMNGEPLPVRHGFPARLVVAGLYGYVSATKWLDAIEVTRWDDFDGYWVPRGWAKEGPIKTMSRIDVPKGGAELSAGMTDVAGVAWAPTRGISAVEVRIDDGPWKRCELGDVASENTWVQWHYRWRASVGEHQITVRATDGEGETQTPVVAAPAPDGATGWHSRSVKVT
- the pstS gene encoding phosphate ABC transporter substrate-binding protein PstS family protein — protein: MSLSPDLPGRSSRSKTSTRRRVVVALAVVVVAAAACTKKVDDPTASGDAKGKVTISGSSTVEPITALVAEEFMAANSGASVSVDGPGTGDGFKLFCAGDTDVSNASRPIKAEEAEACEAAGVEFIELEVGIDGLSVVVPDSSEVECLSFADLYALIGPESEGFSNWTDAQALAAELGSDTTFPDSNLVITAPGTESGTYDSFVELVIEPTAKARAEAGKVAEDLTGSARADYSASPDDNAIIEGVTADPGGLGWVGFAFGSVADGVNLVPVAAEPGGKCVEPTVESIQDGSYPIARRLYVYVNSRAAADNQAVAAFIDFYLQGLDDYVSAVDYIPLADPSATLATWADRKVGSNVEVHR
- a CDS encoding trypsin-like peptidase domain-containing protein, giving the protein MADHWRPVGTPSSPPVDAPPPLLDGPVPGSTPPRRGNALAVFIAFLVGALVVGSAFGVYALGHRHGRDGDVANGASATTIGALDIRAILDKAQPSVVTIQTGHDDSIFGGSGSGVVISEDGLILTNAHVVEGAGGVITVRFNDGTTAPAELVGAETAQDIALIRARRTGLTPAVLGSSANLRVGDDVVAIGNALNLGGDPSVTRGIVSAKDRSISDGRVSLEHLIQTDAAINPGNSGGPLVDAEGRVVGINTAIIEGAQNVGFSIAIDSVKDLIPRLEAGEGDLTGNTALLGIRSVTVDEDLDQAVRTQYGVTAEAGALVAAVEPDSPASDGGIEVGDVVVDFDGTAVVSSEQLTGLVRSAEPGDRVTVTVERMGRRTNLEVTLGSN
- a CDS encoding substrate-binding domain-containing protein is translated as MISKKYRTAITAAVVVPGLMLGACSKKEDEKASTTTSANGEAPAGAGSITISGSSTVEPITALVAESFMADNEVEVSVDGPGTGDGFKLFCEGETDISNASRPIKDEEAEACEAAGVEFIELKVAIDGLSVIAPESNTLECLSFADLYALIGPESEGFSKWTDAQALAAELGSDTTFPDQNLVITAPGTESGTYDSFVELVIEKAGEARVEAGKITEDEVGAARADYSASPDDNAIIEGVATDDGGLGWVGFAFADQADGVRLMPVAAEAGGECVEPTAATIQDGSYPIARDLFIYVNKAKAEENSSLASFVDYYLEGLTGFVEEADYVALADPAETVKAWEDRQVGTRQG